In one window of Micromonospora cathayae DNA:
- the hppD gene encoding 4-hydroxyphenylpyruvate dioxygenase: MEIRGIDHIEMFVGDARQAAFYFGTAVGFHLGGQGGPETGLTDQRSLLLRQGAIRMVLTSGLTADHDASTYVQRHGDGIAVVALEVDDTAGAYAELVGRGATPLAPPRTLTGPDAEVVVAEVGGFGDVRHRLVQRRGDRDDFLPGAVEMLPTPPGVTAGPLTDIDHLAICVPPGQLDRTVAHYRQVFGFDQIFTEYIEVAGQAMNSTVVQSPSGRVTLVVLEPDTSHRPGQIDTFLAQHAGAGVQHLALNTDDIVTAVEALRDRGVRFAFTPGSYYDAIEDRVGRLDAPVDKLRELGVLVDRDHAGQLLQIFTESMHVRRTLFLELIERRGALTFGSGNIKALYEAKERELAATAAAQQKVGA; this comes from the coding sequence ATGGAAATCCGCGGAATTGATCACATTGAGATGTTCGTAGGGGACGCCCGGCAGGCCGCCTTCTACTTCGGTACGGCGGTCGGCTTCCACCTCGGCGGCCAGGGCGGCCCGGAGACCGGCCTGACCGACCAGCGGTCCCTGCTGCTGCGCCAGGGCGCCATCCGGATGGTGCTCACCTCCGGACTGACCGCCGACCACGACGCGTCGACCTACGTGCAACGGCACGGCGACGGGATCGCCGTGGTGGCCCTCGAGGTCGACGACACCGCCGGGGCGTACGCCGAACTGGTCGGCCGGGGCGCGACGCCGCTGGCCCCGCCGCGTACCCTCACCGGCCCGGACGCCGAGGTGGTCGTCGCCGAGGTCGGCGGCTTCGGGGACGTGCGGCACCGGCTGGTGCAGCGCCGCGGCGACCGGGACGACTTCCTGCCCGGCGCGGTGGAGATGCTGCCCACCCCGCCCGGGGTGACCGCCGGCCCGCTCACCGACATCGACCACCTGGCGATCTGCGTGCCACCCGGTCAGCTGGACCGCACCGTCGCGCACTACCGGCAGGTGTTCGGGTTCGACCAGATCTTCACCGAGTACATCGAGGTGGCCGGGCAGGCGATGAACTCCACCGTGGTGCAGAGCCCGTCCGGGCGGGTCACCCTGGTGGTGCTGGAGCCGGACACCAGCCACCGGCCCGGACAGATCGACACCTTCCTCGCCCAGCACGCCGGGGCCGGGGTGCAGCACCTGGCGCTGAACACCGACGACATCGTCACCGCCGTCGAGGCGCTACGCGACCGGGGCGTCCGCTTCGCCTTCACCCCCGGCAGCTACTACGACGCCATCGAGGACCGGGTCGGTCGGCTCGACGCCCCGGTCGACAAGCTGCGCGAGCTGGGGGTGCTGGTCGACCGCGACCACGCCGGACAACTACTCCAGATCTTCACCGAGTCGATGCACGTACGCCGGACGCTCTTCCTGGAGCTGATCGAGCGCCGCGGGGCGCTCACCTTCGGCAGCGGCAACATCAAGGCGCTCTACGAGGCGAAGG